The following proteins come from a genomic window of Oricola thermophila:
- a CDS encoding DUF5801 repeats-in-toxin domain-containing protein, translated as MAAEDIRPGMGAIEGIGTDNAGSNDIRDDEILIAQDTTTDRVAEDAPGEDIQPVDAGEGTGGGEQVARQFPAEILPDADNQVRLPAGVSLENVELRGADLVLIQPDGSEIVIPNAALNVPTFFVDSALIPQEALIAALEANDINVAAGPNGTLVATGGNVDSSGANFSSPVPGIGDADPILDLLPPTALQFPEYENEFLGPDVKPILAFGDGFVEEDDLLRESGHLSDGNNEDGSSGAHSHSGTLVSNWGTGGPAGVDALAFVRSELPTGLTSMGEPVTFTIVDNASRGETLTAMAGGRVVFTLDLIATETGGSYVFTLNDQLDHPETDDPSTPGTELAFEDILAMGFGIKATNGVGLNDQDTLNIGVQDDIPVFLGEGATYYVDEDDIQTLDDDETDFYGDGYHFHVEGSLGTSPQDGAHRDGSYTEDPDDFDHGPAYIFGSLADLFSVGSDEFPGREQKGEGYDDYPYEIQATSISAIVSGGGARYSMSEEGLDALRALGLTSKDDGSTPEKENLLDYKLVENPDGSFTLFGYVPDGADGGQDDFYANVAVIEEGVSGRLVFKLDLDSDGSFEFRLYDQLDHSNPGVGETGFPIQDLISLDFSSMLRVSDFDGDTISAPDGAFVIKVRDDVPELSGERLRFTADEDDIQTGLSTGNHPQDGNGDGSFTGSPSNNQPGPAHVSGSLAGAVESGADESLTFGLLPEQAIRQFMQALGLSSKGVDLSYDLIDNTLYAFANANGEIGQVYNEGQDRPVFTLEISENGDFDFNLFDQLDHDAPGDDSRGRDPLSDENYDLQDGVPFIDVSNLPLGYLVTATDHDGDTVLLGNSFTIRVRDDVPELADTKPIHLTVDEDDIDTNLSTGTSPNDGTADGSYTDSPDNNNEGAAHVFGSLASLVSSGADEGLSFGFANNARTYLNQLGLRSQGEHLSFRVVGDTLYGFVNAGGLSPFGPNDRIVFELRIEENGDFDFQLFDQLDHDDAQGENFDLHDHVDGDLTSINFGAIVTATDHDGDSVSLDGLVKVNVTDDVPVIVEGAEALEITVDEDDIDTSASLGTEIEDGDGDGSFTGPEGSEVGGPANATSTGTLASLVASGADEELTFGFVDTAEMRAYLEGLELTSHGDQIGYDLREDGRIIGFYNATAAVPGQTYDEVDGDRMVFEFELNDDGTYTFKLYDQIDHEAGNGENTLTIDFGAVLQATDHDGDSVSLDGLVKVNVTDDVPVIVEGAEALEITVDEDDIDTSASLGTEIEDGDGDGSFTGPEGSEVGGPANATSTGTLASLVASGADEELTFGFVDTAEMRAYLEGLELTSHGDQIGYDLREDGRIIGFYNATAAVPGQTYDEVDGDRMVFEFELNDDGTYTFKLYDQIDHEAGNGENTLTIDFGAVLQATDHDGDSVSLDGLVKVNVTDDVPVIVEGAEALEITVDEDDIDTSASLGTEIEDGDGDGSFTGPEGSEVGGPANATSTGTLASLVASGADEELTFGFVDTAEMRAYLEGLELTSHGDQIGYDLREDGRIIGFYNATAAVPGQTYDEVDGDRMVFEFELNDDGTYTFKLYDQIDHEAGNGENTLTIDFGAVLQATDHDGDSVSLDGLVKVNVTDDVPAIVEGATESRIIDEDDINGTFYGGPTGTSPNDGDEIDGSLTGTPSDPFGPAYITGSLSHLVSTGADEDPVFGFQEPVSAIRNGLSGLGLKSAGEELSFDIGDGIITAFVSASGSGDISYDSGTDRPVFRLTLDENGEYKFELFSQLDHPEGDGENSIEIDFGSMLQATDHDGDSVALDGLVTISVTDDIPVITGVTPIAYGPDLIVNGSFEDGHSTGPGQWEIYGGITGWNAGSPSVPFEVQGSNAGGTVAQDGDALIELDGDTSGNGSPQNGANPSSNTNATIQQTVAGTEAGQTYQLTFWYAPRGDASDSAGMEVFFGGEKVFDTDDGSYASGVWHQITVEVTAPMDDAVLAFTATGQQDELGALIDNVSMKAVLGGIDDESQAGGIEGGPGDDASGNILAGMIEFNAGADGFKSIAFDEAVIARDALGNEVALQAIWVDGNGDGQMRTVTTSWTPDGSGGGTLTGTADDIGTVFTATVDASGSYTIEMNAPLVHPFTDEDSQNDGTETAYEDNLSLEFGFTVTDGDGDTATGSLVVDVDDDTPVAVDDAFAQVGENASISGNVLADNGNGADRFGADGADVQAVSLVANSVASTDPNGPGELVFNADGNFTYEPVDGEEGTVTFDYTVTDADGDVATATATITLAADSEPTIDVGAASAVDEAALSDGSDPSSTAEETSGNFAITTGGDTIQTLVIDGQDVTNGGTVNGAYGDLVVTGTPGTGYSWVYTLNGNTTDHPNGSSTGTPEGVHDDFDVVVTDSDGDPVNDTLVINILDDGPTAADDAVPDSITGPTVLTGLLDNDVFGADGVDTANEVTVTNGTGGTVVYNGDGTFTFTPADGFSGAANFTYTIVDGDGDADEATVTLNVIDPNKEPEIKSAENTVVDEDGLAGAVVDGSPLRTDEFDSTESATDTGNIVVDFKAAAELPTGYASGGGIELLDSASLDGQLVALNGNDVTFDLVGGKLVGTATGVADPIVTIEMLPTGTLSGTEVTFQYKVTLHQPVKHPLNSEEDSDLLSGVEFKVTDAYNGDTATGSFDVTVWDDMPVANDDSAEIELPSKDFNIAFVLDFSGSISNGELATVLSAVKSAAQAFFNNTAGEVKMQFIAFSSTALSTAVFTDYASVEAQLDAWDEANGGDRPYSGQTDFTAAIEKTMDAFEPDSGSENRVFFLSDGNPNQQTGTGGHSLADDIRDDWNDFVTDNGIDVQTIGIGNGIDEDRLEDVDEADGDNTVILVTEFDDLVEELLTLAGAQPIDGNVLANDGIGADGGHVLSITIDGVTFTYDADADEIINDGGLATEAGSVLTADTPLGGSLEFNFATGDWEFTVNGSTTVGTENISYVLVDNDGDQSGANLTITVKEKPVPVAEDNVVSVDESGPGAGLAYSIGETNPAVLYKIDLGTGETTEVADLSADGDDNFNVEAMAISPGGGVIYAVANNVGSKGPDLLAINPVTGAVTILDGNMEGGSENVQGMHFHPDGTLYWVSNDDLYRINISGGVESPTGATQTSLDNNIGQDVLGFAINAAGDAFALAKNGNSINLYSVDLDNGTTSLIGATGLGASEVPEGLSFDENGNLWALERVSGEMHQIDTATGASTGVVFALPNSLQGQNGFEALTIGSGGTSATPNTVSGNVLADDNGSGVDDFGGDGAGGIVSITVDGHTYEFDGVNITIPGGAPGTDAGDGTLVVTTGLGGKLTFHFSDDGSASAGDYDYVAPNVDGYQSEIFTYVIEDSTGDTDSATLTINIENNETPVAVNDIVRTNIVDGSPIEIPTHALTWNDTDAEGDILGIAGVSNPVNGTASVGSVVFDPTDPVPVTILDADFRNSTDGFGYNDGEFGGLNDTSFADGYRSGKELVVEVGDIINYWSRNEYSDRDGGWSRVFNLATPAIVTISFDYDLFLSGGTDNGEFARVLFSIGGTEYTVAQLDGSNGNSGASTNGQYSIDVNLSAGNHEIVLGAYINEFDTNVNGGDEYAYATFDNVKVTTPGGIDGSVDYTVTDGVSTSAAATVEIHGVEGSLIEAETDLGEILVGGAGDDTLIGGDGDDVLVGGAGSDEMTGNDGADLFIVSGDALDVAIEDMILDYNKAEGDVVDLSALLPDIDEADLNQYVRYDADGSVTGTAGDLQVNADGAGSDWVTVANVSNTPSEVTILFNDDDDAAPAPII; from the coding sequence ATGGCTGCGGAAGATATTCGTCCTGGCATGGGCGCCATCGAAGGCATTGGCACGGACAATGCGGGTTCAAACGACATTCGCGACGACGAAATCCTGATCGCGCAGGACACGACGACCGACCGGGTCGCCGAGGACGCGCCGGGCGAGGACATCCAGCCGGTCGATGCCGGCGAGGGCACGGGCGGCGGGGAACAGGTCGCACGGCAGTTCCCGGCCGAGATCCTTCCCGACGCGGATAACCAGGTCCGGCTTCCCGCCGGCGTCTCGCTTGAGAATGTCGAGCTGCGCGGTGCCGACCTCGTGCTGATACAGCCGGACGGTTCGGAGATCGTCATACCGAACGCGGCGCTCAACGTGCCGACCTTCTTTGTCGACAGCGCCCTGATCCCGCAGGAAGCCCTCATTGCCGCGCTCGAGGCGAACGACATCAACGTGGCGGCGGGACCGAACGGCACATTGGTCGCGACCGGCGGCAACGTCGACAGCTCCGGCGCCAATTTCAGTTCCCCGGTTCCGGGCATCGGCGATGCCGATCCGATCCTCGACCTGCTGCCGCCGACCGCGCTGCAGTTCCCGGAATACGAGAACGAGTTTCTCGGCCCCGACGTGAAGCCCATACTCGCCTTCGGCGACGGTTTCGTCGAGGAGGACGACCTGCTGCGCGAAAGCGGCCATCTCAGCGACGGCAACAACGAGGACGGGTCCAGCGGTGCGCATAGCCACAGCGGCACGCTCGTCAGCAACTGGGGCACGGGCGGTCCGGCGGGTGTCGATGCGCTCGCCTTCGTCAGGTCCGAACTGCCGACCGGGCTGACCTCGATGGGGGAACCGGTCACCTTCACGATCGTCGACAACGCCTCGCGCGGTGAAACCCTGACCGCCATGGCCGGCGGCCGGGTGGTGTTCACGCTCGACCTGATCGCGACCGAGACGGGCGGTTCATACGTCTTCACGCTCAATGACCAGCTCGACCATCCCGAAACCGATGATCCGTCCACGCCGGGGACAGAACTTGCCTTCGAGGACATCCTTGCGATGGGCTTCGGCATCAAGGCGACCAACGGCGTCGGCCTCAATGACCAGGACACGCTGAATATCGGCGTGCAGGACGACATCCCGGTCTTTCTCGGAGAGGGGGCAACCTATTACGTCGACGAGGATGACATTCAGACCCTCGATGACGACGAGACCGACTTCTACGGTGATGGCTATCACTTCCACGTGGAAGGTTCTCTGGGCACCAGCCCGCAGGACGGCGCGCACCGGGACGGCTCCTATACCGAGGATCCGGACGATTTCGATCACGGCCCCGCATACATCTTCGGCAGCCTGGCAGACCTGTTCAGCGTCGGCTCCGACGAATTCCCGGGCCGGGAGCAGAAAGGGGAGGGCTACGACGACTATCCCTACGAGATCCAAGCCACGTCGATCAGCGCGATCGTTTCGGGCGGTGGTGCCCGGTACTCGATGTCGGAAGAGGGCCTCGATGCGCTTCGGGCGCTCGGACTGACGTCCAAGGACGACGGCTCGACGCCGGAGAAGGAAAACCTGCTCGACTACAAGCTGGTGGAGAATCCGGACGGGTCATTCACGCTGTTCGGTTATGTTCCTGACGGCGCCGATGGCGGCCAGGACGATTTCTACGCGAATGTTGCCGTGATCGAAGAGGGCGTGTCCGGCCGGCTCGTATTCAAGCTTGACCTGGATTCCGACGGCAGCTTCGAGTTCCGTCTCTACGACCAGCTCGACCATTCCAATCCCGGTGTGGGCGAGACCGGTTTCCCGATCCAGGACCTGATTTCGCTCGACTTTTCGTCGATGCTGCGTGTTTCCGATTTTGATGGCGACACCATTTCCGCGCCTGATGGCGCATTCGTCATCAAGGTGCGCGACGACGTTCCGGAACTGTCCGGCGAGCGGCTGCGCTTTACCGCGGATGAAGACGATATCCAGACGGGCCTGTCGACCGGCAACCATCCGCAGGATGGCAATGGCGACGGCTCGTTTACCGGTTCGCCATCCAACAACCAGCCCGGCCCGGCGCACGTGTCCGGCTCGCTTGCGGGCGCCGTCGAATCCGGCGCCGACGAGAGTCTCACATTCGGACTTCTTCCGGAACAGGCAATCCGCCAGTTCATGCAGGCGCTCGGCCTGTCGTCAAAAGGTGTCGATCTCAGCTATGACCTGATCGACAACACGCTGTACGCCTTTGCCAATGCAAATGGCGAAATCGGCCAAGTCTACAATGAAGGCCAGGACCGCCCGGTCTTCACGCTGGAGATCTCCGAGAACGGCGACTTCGACTTCAACCTGTTCGACCAGCTCGATCACGATGCCCCCGGCGACGATTCCCGGGGTAGGGATCCGCTTTCGGACGAGAATTACGACCTTCAGGATGGTGTCCCGTTCATCGACGTCAGCAACCTTCCGCTGGGCTATCTTGTCACGGCAACCGATCATGACGGGGACACCGTGCTGCTTGGCAACTCGTTCACGATCAGGGTTCGAGACGATGTCCCGGAACTGGCCGACACGAAGCCGATCCACCTGACGGTCGACGAAGATGATATCGACACGAACCTGTCGACGGGCACCAGCCCCAATGACGGCACGGCCGACGGCTCCTATACCGACTCGCCCGACAACAACAATGAAGGCGCTGCGCATGTGTTCGGTTCGCTGGCTTCATTGGTGAGCAGCGGTGCCGACGAGGGGCTGTCATTCGGTTTCGCGAACAATGCCAGGACCTATCTGAACCAGCTTGGGCTGCGTTCGCAGGGCGAGCATCTGAGCTTCCGCGTGGTGGGCGATACGCTTTACGGCTTTGTTAACGCGGGTGGTCTTTCGCCTTTCGGTCCGAATGACCGTATCGTGTTCGAGCTGCGTATCGAGGAAAATGGCGATTTCGACTTCCAACTGTTCGACCAACTCGACCATGACGATGCGCAGGGCGAAAATTTCGACCTTCACGATCATGTCGATGGCGACCTGACCTCGATCAATTTCGGCGCCATCGTTACGGCGACCGACCATGACGGCGACAGCGTCTCGCTGGACGGCCTCGTCAAGGTCAATGTCACCGACGACGTGCCGGTGATCGTTGAAGGCGCCGAGGCGCTCGAGATCACGGTGGACGAGGACGATATCGACACTTCGGCTTCGCTCGGCACCGAGATCGAGGACGGCGATGGCGACGGCTCGTTCACGGGGCCGGAAGGCTCCGAGGTGGGCGGACCGGCCAATGCGACCTCGACGGGCACGCTGGCGAGCCTGGTCGCATCGGGCGCCGACGAGGAACTGACCTTCGGCTTCGTCGATACCGCCGAGATGCGGGCCTACCTGGAAGGCCTTGAGCTGACGTCGCATGGCGACCAGATCGGCTACGACCTTCGCGAGGACGGCCGTATCATCGGCTTCTACAACGCAACCGCAGCCGTTCCGGGCCAGACTTATGACGAGGTGGACGGCGACCGGATGGTGTTCGAGTTCGAACTGAACGATGACGGCACCTACACGTTCAAGCTGTACGACCAGATCGACCACGAGGCGGGCAACGGCGAGAACACGCTGACGATCGACTTCGGTGCGGTGCTGCAGGCGACCGACCATGACGGCGACAGCGTCTCGCTGGACGGCCTCGTCAAGGTCAATGTCACCGACGACGTGCCGGTGATCGTTGAAGGCGCCGAGGCGCTCGAGATCACGGTGGACGAGGACGATATCGACACTTCGGCTTCGCTCGGCACCGAGATCGAGGACGGCGATGGCGACGGCTCGTTCACGGGGCCGGAAGGCTCCGAGGTGGGCGGACCGGCCAATGCGACCTCGACGGGCACGCTGGCGAGCCTGGTCGCATCGGGCGCCGACGAGGAACTGACCTTCGGCTTCGTCGATACCGCCGAGATGCGGGCCTACCTGGAAGGCCTTGAGCTGACGTCGCATGGCGACCAGATCGGCTACGACCTTCGCGAGGACGGCCGTATCATCGGCTTCTACAACGCAACCGCAGCCGTTCCGGGCCAGACTTATGACGAGGTGGACGGCGACCGGATGGTGTTCGAGTTCGAACTGAACGATGACGGCACCTACACGTTCAAGCTGTACGACCAGATCGACCACGAGGCGGGCAACGGCGAGAACACGCTGACGATCGACTTCGGTGCGGTGCTGCAGGCGACCGACCATGACGGCGACAGCGTCTCGCTGGACGGCCTCGTCAAGGTCAATGTCACCGACGACGTGCCGGTGATCGTTGAAGGCGCCGAGGCGCTCGAGATCACGGTGGACGAGGACGATATCGACACTTCGGCTTCGCTCGGCACCGAGATCGAGGACGGCGATGGCGACGGCTCGTTCACGGGGCCGGAAGGCTCCGAGGTGGGCGGACCGGCCAATGCGACCTCGACGGGCACGCTGGCGAGCCTGGTCGCATCGGGCGCCGACGAGGAACTGACCTTCGGCTTCGTCGATACCGCCGAGATGCGGGCCTACCTGGAAGGCCTTGAGCTGACGTCGCATGGCGACCAGATCGGCTACGACCTTCGCGAGGACGGCCGTATCATCGGCTTCTACAACGCAACCGCAGCCGTTCCGGGCCAGACTTATGACGAGGTGGACGGCGACCGGATGGTGTTCGAGTTCGAACTGAACGATGACGGCACCTACACGTTCAAGCTGTACGACCAGATCGACCACGAGGCGGGCAACGGCGAGAACACGCTGACGATCGACTTCGGTGCGGTGCTGCAGGCGACCGACCATGACGGCGACAGCGTCTCGCTGGACGGCCTCGTCAAGGTCAATGTCACCGACGATGTGCCGGCGATCGTTGAAGGCGCAACCGAATCGCGAATCATCGACGAAGACGATATCAATGGCACGTTCTATGGCGGGCCCACGGGCACCAGCCCGAATGATGGCGACGAGATTGACGGATCGCTGACTGGCACGCCGAGCGATCCCTTTGGTCCTGCCTACATAACCGGGTCGCTTTCGCACCTGGTTTCCACGGGGGCCGATGAAGATCCGGTCTTCGGCTTCCAGGAGCCCGTCAGCGCGATCCGCAACGGACTGTCCGGTCTCGGACTGAAGTCTGCGGGCGAAGAACTGAGTTTTGACATCGGCGACGGGATCATCACCGCCTTCGTCAGCGCAAGCGGGTCGGGTGACATATCCTACGACAGCGGGACCGACCGTCCCGTGTTCCGGCTGACGCTGGACGAGAACGGCGAATACAAGTTCGAACTGTTCAGTCAGCTGGATCACCCCGAGGGCGACGGCGAGAATTCGATCGAGATCGATTTCGGTTCGATGCTGCAGGCCACGGATCATGATGGCGACAGTGTCGCCCTCGACGGCCTGGTTACAATAAGCGTTACCGATGACATACCGGTCATCACCGGTGTCACGCCGATCGCTTACGGTCCCGACCTGATCGTCAATGGCAGCTTCGAGGACGGCCACTCCACCGGCCCGGGCCAGTGGGAGATCTATGGCGGCATCACCGGCTGGAATGCCGGCTCGCCGAGCGTGCCGTTCGAGGTGCAGGGCAGCAATGCAGGCGGCACTGTTGCGCAGGACGGCGACGCGCTGATCGAGCTCGACGGCGACACGTCCGGCAACGGCAGCCCGCAGAACGGGGCGAATCCGTCTTCAAATACCAATGCGACCATCCAGCAGACGGTTGCTGGAACGGAAGCGGGTCAGACCTACCAGCTGACCTTCTGGTACGCGCCGCGCGGCGACGCCTCGGATTCGGCCGGCATGGAAGTCTTCTTCGGCGGCGAAAAGGTGTTCGACACCGATGACGGCTCCTATGCCTCCGGCGTGTGGCACCAGATCACCGTCGAGGTCACTGCCCCGATGGACGATGCGGTCCTCGCCTTCACGGCGACCGGCCAGCAGGACGAACTGGGCGCGCTGATCGACAATGTCAGCATGAAGGCCGTGCTTGGCGGAATCGACGACGAGAGCCAGGCAGGCGGCATCGAGGGCGGACCGGGCGACGACGCGTCCGGCAATATCCTTGCCGGCATGATCGAGTTCAACGCCGGCGCGGACGGATTCAAGTCCATCGCGTTCGATGAGGCAGTCATTGCCAGGGATGCACTCGGCAACGAGGTTGCGCTGCAGGCAATCTGGGTCGACGGAAATGGCGACGGCCAGATGCGGACCGTCACGACGTCCTGGACACCCGACGGTTCCGGCGGCGGCACGCTGACAGGCACCGCGGATGACATCGGCACGGTCTTCACCGCGACGGTGGATGCCTCCGGCAGCTACACGATCGAGATGAACGCGCCACTGGTGCATCCGTTCACCGACGAGGATTCGCAGAACGACGGCACGGAGACCGCCTACGAGGACAACCTGTCGCTCGAATTCGGCTTCACCGTCACCGACGGCGATGGCGACACGGCGACCGGTTCGCTTGTCGTTGATGTCGATGACGACACGCCGGTAGCGGTCGATGACGCGTTTGCCCAAGTGGGGGAGAACGCTTCCATCTCGGGTAACGTGCTGGCCGACAATGGTAACGGCGCGGATCGTTTCGGTGCTGACGGGGCGGATGTCCAGGCGGTTTCGCTGGTTGCCAACTCGGTGGCTTCAACGGATCCGAATGGTCCTGGCGAGCTGGTCTTCAATGCCGACGGCAATTTCACATATGAACCGGTAGACGGTGAGGAAGGCACGGTTACGTTCGACTACACCGTGACTGATGCGGACGGCGATGTGGCCACGGCAACGGCAACGATCACGCTAGCCGCCGACTCCGAGCCGACGATCGATGTCGGTGCCGCTTCCGCGGTGGACGAGGCAGCCCTTTCGGACGGCTCCGATCCTTCGAGCACGGCCGAAGAAACCTCCGGCAATTTTGCGATCACGACCGGCGGCGACACTATCCAGACGCTGGTGATCGACGGCCAGGACGTGACCAATGGCGGGACGGTCAACGGTGCGTATGGCGACCTGGTGGTCACCGGCACGCCGGGGACAGGCTACAGCTGGGTCTATACGCTTAACGGCAATACAACCGATCACCCGAACGGTTCGTCCACTGGAACGCCGGAAGGGGTTCATGACGACTTCGACGTGGTCGTGACCGATAGCGATGGCGACCCGGTCAACGATACGCTGGTCATCAACATCCTGGATGACGGGCCGACGGCGGCTGACGACGCAGTTCCTGATTCCATCACGGGACCGACCGTTTTGACCGGCCTGCTCGATAATGATGTGTTCGGTGCCGATGGTGTCGATACGGCAAACGAGGTGACGGTGACCAACGGCACGGGCGGCACGGTCGTCTACAACGGTGATGGCACATTCACCTTCACGCCGGCTGACGGCTTTAGTGGCGCGGCGAACTTCACCTACACCATCGTGGATGGCGACGGCGACGCCGACGAGGCAACCGTCACGCTGAACGTGATCGACCCGAACAAGGAGCCGGAAATCAAGAGCGCGGAAAACACCGTGGTCGACGAGGACGGTCTTGCCGGGGCGGTCGTTGACGGTTCGCCGCTGCGGACCGACGAGTTCGACAGCACCGAGAGCGCAACCGACACCGGCAACATCGTCGTCGACTTCAAGGCGGCTGCCGAGCTTCCGACAGGCTACGCCTCCGGCGGCGGCATCGAACTGCTCGACAGCGCGTCGCTCGACGGTCAGCTGGTTGCGCTGAATGGTAACGACGTCACCTTCGATCTCGTCGGCGGCAAGCTTGTCGGAACCGCGACCGGCGTCGCCGATCCGATCGTCACGATCGAAATGCTGCCGACCGGAACGCTTTCCGGCACCGAGGTGACGTTCCAGTACAAGGTCACGCTGCATCAGCCGGTCAAGCATCCGCTCAACAGCGAGGAGGATTCCGATCTCCTGAGCGGCGTCGAGTTCAAGGTCACCGACGCGTATAATGGCGACACCGCAACCGGTTCGTTCGACGTGACGGTGTGGGACGACATGCCGGTTGCGAACGATGATTCGGCGGAAATCGAGCTGCCAAGCAAGGACTTCAACATCGCGTTCGTGCTGGATTTCAGCGGCAGTATCAGCAATGGCGAATTGGCCACCGTGCTTTCCGCCGTGAAGTCTGCCGCCCAGGCATTCTTCAACAACACCGCCGGTGAAGTGAAGATGCAGTTCATCGCGTTCTCCAGTACGGCCCTGTCGACGGCAGTCTTCACGGACTACGCGTCGGTGGAGGCGCAGCTCGATGCCTGGGATGAAGCCAATGGTGGAGACCGTCCCTACAGTGGTCAAACCGACTTTACCGCGGCGATCGAAAAGACGATGGACGCCTTTGAACCGGATTCCGGTTCCGAGAACCGTGTGTTCTTCCTCAGCGACGGCAATCCGAACCAGCAGACGGGTACCGGCGGGCATTCGCTCGCAGACGATATCCGCGACGACTGGAATGATTTCGTTACCGACAACGGCATCGACGTTCAGACGATCGGCATCGGCAACGGCATCGATGAGGATCGCCTTGAGGATGTCGACGAGGCGGACGGCGACAACACCGTCATCCTCGTCACCGAGTTCGATGATCTCGTTGAGGAGTTGCTGACCTTGGCGGGCGCGCAGCCGATCGACGGCAATGTTCTCGCGAATGACGGAATTGGCGCCGATGGCGGCCATGTCCTGTCGATCACAATCGACGGCGTGACGTTCACCTATGACGCCGATGCCGACGAGATCATCAATGACGGTGGCCTTGCCACGGAAGCGGGGTCGGTGCTGACGGCGGACACGCCGCTCGGCGGATCGCTGGAGTTCAACTTTGCGACCGGTGACTGGGAGTTCACGGTCAACGGCTCGACAACGGTAGGTACGGAGAACATCTCCTATGTACTTGTTGACAATGACGGCGACCAGTCCGGCGCCAACCTGACGATCACGGTGAAGGAGAAACCGGTACCGGTCGCGGAGGACAATGTCGTCTCCGTGGACGAGAGCGGACCGGGAGCAGGTCTTGCCTATTCGATCGGCGAAACCAACCCGGCGGTTCTCTACAAGATCGACCTGGGCACGGGCGAAACCACTGAAGTTGCCGATTTGAGCGCTGACGGCGATGACAATTTCAATGTCGAAGCCATGGCGATCTCGCCGGGCGGCGGCGTGATCTATGCCGTTGCCAATAATGTCGGCAGCAAAGGTCCGGACCTGCTGGCGATCAACCCGGTCACCGGTGCGGTTACCATTCTCGACGGCAATATGGAGGGTGGCTCCGAGAACGTGCAGGGCATGCACTTCCATCCCGACGGCACGCTCTACTGGGTGTCGAACGACGATCTGTACCGGATCAATATTTCCGGAGGCGTCGAGTCGCCGACGGGCGCAACGCAGACATCCCTGGACAACAATATCGGTCAGGATGTCCTCGGCTTTGCAATCAACGCTGCGGGCGATGCCTTTGCGCTTGCCAAGAACGGGAACAGCATCAACCTGTACTCGGTCGACCTCGACAATGGCACCACGAGCCTGATCGGTGCCACCGGTCTGGGTGCGAGCGAAGTGCCGGAAGGGCTCTCGTTCGATGAAAACGGCAATCTGTGGGCGCTTGAACGGGTCAGCGGCGAAATGCACCAGATCGACACCGCGACCGGTGCATCGACGGGTGTTGTGTTCGCGCTGCCGAACAGCCTGCAGGGCCAGAACGGCTTCGAAGCCCTGACCATCGGTTCCGGCGGAACGTCAGCAACCCCGAACACGGTTTCGGGCAACGTCCTGGCCGATGACAACGGCAGCGGAGTCGACGACTTCGGCGGCGACGGCGCTGGCGGTATCGTGTCGATCACCGTCGACGGCCATACCTACGAGTTCGACGGCGTTAACATCACCATTCCAGGTGGCGCGCCGGGAACCGACGCTGGCGACGGCACCCTCGTGGTGACCACCGGCCTGGGCGGCAAGCTGACATTCCACTTCAGCGATGATGGTAGCGCGTCGGCGGGAGACTACGATTATGTCGCTCCGAACGTCGATGGCTACCAGTCCGAGATCTTCACCTACGTGATCGAGGACAGCACCGGAGACACCGACTCGGCAACGTTGACGATCAATATCGAGAACAACGAAACGCCGGTCGCGGTCAACGACATCGTTCGTACCAATATCGTCGACGGTTCGCCGATCGAAATCCCGACCCATGCGCTGACGTGGAACGACACGGATGCCGAAGGCGACATCCTCGGAATTGCCGGCGTCTCCAACCCGGTCAACGGGACGGCCTCCGTCGGTAGCGTGGTCTTCGATCCGACGGATCCGGTTCCGGTGACGATCCTGGATGCGGATTTCCGGAACAGCACCGACGGATTCGGCTACAATGATGGCGAGTTCGGCGGTTTGAACGATACAAGTTTCGCAGACGGATATCGTTCCGGTAAGGAACTTGTTGTCGAAGTCGGGGATATCATCAATTACTGGAGCCGAAACGAATATTCTGACCGGGACGGCGGATGGTCGCGTGTCTTCAATCTGGCCACTCCGGCAATCGTGACGATATCTTTCGATTACGATCTATTCCTGAGTGGCGGCACCGATAATGGTGAGTTTGCTCGGGTTCTGTTCTCTATCGGTGGGACGGAGTATACGGTCGCTCAGCTCGATGGTTCGAACGGCAATAGCGGCGCAAGCACCAATGGCCAGTACTCTATTGATGTGAACCTGTCCGCCGGTAACCACGAGATCGTTCTCGGTGCCTACATCAATGAGTTCGATACCAATGTGAACGGTGGCGACGAGTACGCTTACGCGACCTTCGATAACGTGAAGGTGACGACACCTGGCGGGATCGACGGCTCGGTGGACTACACGGTCACGGACGGCGTCTCGACAAGCGCCGCAGCGACGGTGGAAATCCATGGCGTCGAAGGCAGCCTGATCGAGGCCGAAACTGATCTCGGCGAAATCCTCGTCGGCGGTGCCGGTGACGACACGCTCATCGGCGGTGACGGCGACGACGTGCTTGTCGGCGGCGCCGGTTCGGACGAAATGACCGGTAACGACGGCGCCGACCTGTTCATCGTCAGCGGAGATGCACTTGATGTGGCGATCGAGGACATGATCCTTGACTACAACAAGGCAGAAGGCGACGTCGTCGACCTGTCGGCGCTGTTGCCGGATATCGACGAAGCCGATCTCAATCAGTATGTCCGTTACGATGCCGATGGCTCGGTCACGGGCACGGCCGGTGACCTCCAGGTCAATGCCGACGGTGCCGGCAGTGACTGGGTTACGGTCGCCAATGTCTCGAATACGCCGAGCGAAGTGACGATCCTGTTCAACGACGATGACGACGCCGCACCGGCGCCCATCATCTGA